Proteins from a genomic interval of Kribbella aluminosa:
- a CDS encoding Clp protease N-terminal domain-containing protein: MTPGPDLQQLITTIKTDAGSDDELRQLATAAATINELTTTSDQALGFFVDRARGAGKSWVEISAVLGVSKQAAHKRFADSWTSRPAFERYTQRARAVVQAAAGIARERNHDFVGTEHLLLAMYEEPGAIAAKVLVKHGITADTVRAAVDVASPAGEPTDKAESPEKSEPTDKAEPTDKAEPTDKAEPTDKAEPTDKAEPTDKAEPTGKSEPTDEAVSLDRENPPYTRRAAHVLQGAVGEAVTLGHNYVGTEHLLLAFYRDQAGIATRILLDQGLEEAAAWADIRAALEGFTK, encoded by the coding sequence ATGACTCCTGGACCTGATCTGCAGCAACTCATCACCACGATCAAGACCGACGCCGGCAGCGACGACGAGCTCCGGCAGCTCGCGACCGCGGCGGCGACGATCAACGAACTGACCACGACCAGCGACCAGGCCCTCGGCTTCTTCGTCGACCGGGCCCGTGGTGCCGGCAAGTCCTGGGTGGAGATCAGCGCCGTCCTCGGCGTCAGCAAACAAGCCGCCCACAAACGCTTCGCCGACTCCTGGACGAGCCGGCCGGCGTTCGAGCGTTACACCCAGCGTGCGCGTGCGGTCGTCCAGGCGGCCGCCGGCATCGCCCGCGAGCGGAACCACGACTTCGTCGGCACCGAGCACCTGTTGCTGGCGATGTACGAGGAGCCCGGCGCGATCGCCGCCAAGGTGCTCGTCAAGCACGGCATCACCGCGGACACCGTCCGTGCCGCGGTCGACGTCGCGAGCCCGGCCGGCGAGCCGACGGACAAGGCCGAGTCGCCGGAGAAGAGTGAGCCGACGGACAAGGCCGAGCCGACGGACAAGGCCGAGCCGACGGACAAGGCCGAGCCGACGGACAAGGCCGAGCCGACGGACAAGGCCGAGCCGACGGACAAGGCCGAGCCGACGGGCAAGAGTGAGCCGACGGACGAGGCGGTGAGTCTCGATCGCGAGAATCCGCCGTACACCCGGCGCGCGGCCCATGTGCTCCAGGGGGCGGTCGGCGAAGCGGTGACGCTCGGGCACAACTACGTCGGCACCGAGCATCTGCTGCTCGCGTTCTACCGGGACCAGGCGGGCATCGCGACCAGGATCCTGCTCGACCAGGGGCTGGAGGAGGCGGCCGCCTGGGCCGACATCCGGGCCGCGCTGGAAGGCTTCACCAAGTAG
- a CDS encoding ATP-binding protein, with product MTSAPAELPRKAGDLRAAGHLPRSIKAEIRDNLLQELRAGRDPWPGIVGFTRTVIPQLERALLAGHDVVLLGERGQGKTRLLRTLVGLLDEWAPVIDGAEIPEHPLDPITPESKRRAAELGDDLPVRWIHRSERYAEKLATPDTSVGDLIGDVDPVKVAEGRSLGDPETIHFGLVPRAHRGIVAINELPDLAERIQVALLNVMEERDIQVRGYTLRLPLDVLLVATANPEDYTNRGRIITPLKDRFGAEVRTHYPLDIDAEVDVIRQEAELTAEVGEPLLEVLARFVRHLRESTAIDQRSGVSARFAVAAAETIAAAALRRSAITGEEPAVARPVDLEAVPAVLRGKLEFEPGEEGREIELLEYLLRRSVADTARERFAGLDLTPLAHAVADGNLVTTGERVPGRDVLAALPELPVLHDVAARAGVEPDDSSGRIAAAIELALEMLYLSKRVAKDADDDTTVYGA from the coding sequence GTGACTAGTGCACCTGCTGAACTCCCTCGTAAAGCTGGTGACCTCCGGGCCGCCGGACATCTTCCCCGGTCGATCAAGGCCGAGATCCGTGACAACCTGCTGCAAGAACTCCGGGCCGGGCGTGATCCCTGGCCCGGCATCGTCGGATTCACCCGGACGGTGATTCCGCAACTCGAACGCGCCCTCCTGGCCGGCCACGACGTCGTACTGCTCGGTGAGCGCGGCCAGGGCAAGACCCGGCTGCTGCGCACGCTGGTCGGCCTGCTCGACGAGTGGGCCCCGGTGATTGACGGCGCCGAGATCCCCGAGCACCCGCTCGACCCGATCACTCCGGAATCGAAGAGGCGCGCGGCCGAGCTCGGCGACGACCTGCCGGTCCGCTGGATCCACCGCAGCGAGCGGTACGCCGAGAAGCTCGCCACCCCGGACACCTCCGTCGGTGACCTGATCGGCGACGTAGACCCGGTGAAGGTCGCCGAGGGCCGCAGCCTCGGCGACCCGGAGACCATCCACTTCGGGCTGGTCCCGCGGGCGCATCGTGGGATCGTCGCGATCAACGAGCTGCCGGACCTGGCCGAGCGGATCCAGGTCGCGCTGCTGAACGTGATGGAGGAGCGCGACATCCAGGTCCGTGGGTACACGCTCCGGCTGCCGCTCGACGTGTTGCTGGTGGCAACGGCCAACCCCGAGGACTACACCAACCGCGGCCGGATCATCACGCCGCTGAAGGACCGGTTCGGTGCCGAGGTCCGGACCCACTACCCGCTCGACATCGACGCCGAGGTGGACGTGATCCGGCAGGAGGCCGAGCTCACCGCCGAGGTCGGCGAGCCGCTGCTGGAGGTGCTGGCGCGATTCGTCCGGCACCTGCGGGAGTCGACCGCGATCGACCAGCGGTCGGGTGTCTCCGCCCGGTTCGCGGTCGCCGCGGCCGAGACGATCGCCGCCGCCGCACTGCGTCGTTCCGCGATCACCGGCGAGGAGCCGGCCGTTGCGCGACCGGTCGACCTCGAGGCGGTGCCCGCCGTACTGCGGGGCAAGCTCGAGTTCGAGCCCGGTGAGGAAGGGCGCGAGATCGAGCTGCTCGAGTACCTGCTGCGCCGGTCGGTGGCGGACACCGCCCGGGAGCGGTTCGCCGGGCTGGACCTGACCCCGCTGGCGCATGCGGTTGCCGACGGCAACCTTGTGACGACGGGTGAGCGGGTGCCCGGTCGCGACGTACTGGCCGCGCTGCCCGAGCTGCCGGTGCTGCACGACGTGGCGGCCCGCGCCGGAGTCGAGCCGGACGACTCGTCCGGGCGGATCGCCGCCGCGATCGAGCTGGCGCTGGAGATGCTGTACCTGTCCAAACGGGTAGCCAAGGACGCCGACGACGACACAACGGTCTACGGAGCCTGA
- a CDS encoding vWA domain-containing protein translates to MTGIPEGWSYGPWHDGPDPLRPPVDLRDALDEIGRDVMNGSSPRSALEEMLRRGTRNTQGLDDLTRRLWERRREIQRRHNLDGTLQDVQRLLDEALEAERRELFPNPSDDARFKEAELDALPSGTAAAVRELANYQWESSEARQKYEEIRELLGRELLGSRFEGMKEALQQTTPEDVERINEMLTDLNALLAAHAQGRPDVPQLFDEFMAKHGEFFPENPRNVEELIDALAQRAASAQRMLNSMTPEQRAELMELSQQAFGNAQLSQQLSQLDAQLQSLRPGEDWSGSERMRGDDPLGLAEGAQAMSDLAELDALAEQLAQSYPGARLEDIDLEALTRQLGDEATVDARRLSELERQLRDQGLIERAPDGSLQLSPKALRQLGQTALADVLRTARGSGERDAANAGAAGELSGSTRPWQFGDTQPWDVPRTVRNAVLRTAHRGGGGVKLDVADVEIAETEHRARAAVALLVDTSWSMVQEGRWLPMKRTALALHQLISTRYRNDALQLITFGRYAGVVELPQLIGMEGAWEQGTNAHHALLLAGRHLRRHPDAQPVVLMVTDGEPTAHLEPDGTAEFSYPPEPATLRKTIFEVDRLAKLGASLTVFRLGDDPRLNAFVDLLARRSGGRVLAPDADGLGAAVVGDYLRTRRKL, encoded by the coding sequence ATGACCGGGATTCCTGAAGGCTGGTCCTACGGGCCGTGGCACGACGGGCCGGATCCGCTGAGACCACCGGTGGACCTGCGGGACGCGCTGGACGAGATCGGCCGGGACGTGATGAACGGGTCGTCGCCGCGGTCCGCGCTGGAGGAGATGCTCCGGCGCGGCACCCGGAACACTCAGGGCCTGGACGACCTGACCCGCCGGTTGTGGGAGCGCCGCCGCGAGATTCAGCGGCGGCACAACCTCGACGGGACGTTGCAGGACGTCCAGCGATTGCTCGACGAGGCGCTGGAGGCCGAGCGGCGCGAGCTGTTCCCGAACCCGTCCGACGACGCCCGCTTCAAGGAGGCCGAGCTCGACGCGCTGCCCTCCGGTACGGCGGCCGCCGTACGGGAGCTGGCCAACTACCAGTGGGAGTCGTCGGAGGCCCGGCAGAAGTACGAGGAGATCCGCGAGCTGCTCGGGCGCGAGCTGCTCGGGTCGCGGTTCGAGGGCATGAAGGAGGCCCTGCAGCAGACCACGCCGGAGGACGTCGAGCGGATCAACGAGATGCTCACGGACCTGAACGCGCTGCTGGCGGCGCACGCCCAGGGGCGTCCTGACGTACCGCAGCTGTTCGACGAGTTCATGGCCAAGCACGGCGAGTTCTTCCCGGAGAACCCGCGGAACGTCGAGGAACTGATCGACGCGCTCGCGCAACGGGCGGCCTCCGCGCAGCGGATGCTGAACTCGATGACGCCCGAGCAGCGTGCCGAGCTGATGGAGCTGTCGCAGCAGGCGTTCGGCAACGCACAGCTGTCACAGCAGCTGTCCCAGCTCGACGCGCAGCTGCAGTCGCTGCGGCCGGGGGAGGACTGGTCCGGGTCGGAGCGGATGCGCGGTGACGACCCGCTCGGTCTCGCCGAGGGCGCGCAGGCGATGTCCGACCTGGCCGAGCTGGACGCGCTGGCCGAGCAGCTCGCGCAGTCGTATCCGGGCGCACGACTGGAGGACATCGACCTCGAGGCTCTGACCCGGCAGCTGGGTGACGAGGCGACAGTTGATGCTCGCCGGCTTTCGGAACTGGAACGGCAGCTGCGGGACCAGGGCCTGATCGAACGGGCCCCGGACGGCTCGCTGCAGCTGTCGCCGAAGGCGCTCCGGCAGCTCGGTCAGACGGCGCTGGCCGACGTACTGCGGACCGCGCGCGGATCGGGTGAGCGGGACGCCGCCAACGCCGGTGCGGCCGGTGAGCTGAGCGGGTCGACGCGACCGTGGCAGTTCGGGGACACCCAGCCGTGGGACGTGCCGAGGACGGTGCGGAACGCCGTACTGCGGACCGCGCATCGCGGCGGTGGCGGCGTGAAGCTCGACGTGGCGGACGTGGAGATCGCGGAGACCGAGCACCGGGCCCGGGCCGCGGTCGCGTTGCTCGTCGACACGTCCTGGTCGATGGTGCAGGAGGGCCGCTGGCTGCCGATGAAGCGGACGGCGCTCGCGCTGCATCAGCTGATCTCGACGCGGTACCGCAACGACGCACTGCAGCTGATCACGTTCGGGCGGTACGCCGGGGTCGTGGAGCTGCCGCAGCTGATCGGGATGGAAGGCGCCTGGGAGCAGGGCACGAACGCGCACCACGCGCTGCTGCTCGCCGGACGGCATCTCAGGCGGCACCCGGACGCGCAACCCGTCGTACTGATGGTGACCGACGGCGAGCCGACCGCGCACCTGGAGCCGGACGGCACGGCCGAGTTCTCGTATCCGCCGGAGCCGGCCACGCTCCGCAAGACGATCTTCGAGGTCGACCGGCTCGCCAAGCTCGGCGCCTCGCTCACGGTCTTCCGGCTCGGCGACGATCCGCGGCTGAACGCGTTCGTCGACCTGCTCGCCCGCCGGAGCGGCGGCCGGGTACTCGCGCCGGACGCCGACGGGCTCGGCGCCGCGGTGGTCGGCGACTACCTCCGGACCCGCCGCAAGCTCTAA
- a CDS encoding ABC transporter substrate-binding protein: MRIVSLLPSATEICFALGAGEDVVGVTFECDYPAAARTRRTVSTTTLPAELTPGEIDTAVRRKLAAGEDLYHLDADALRELDPDVVITQDLCAVCAIDVEDVDEALAYLGCTAEVVSADPHTVDEVLTSIRTIAKGIARDATPLLDALNSRLGSFRTAPGPRVALLEWTDPPFAPGHWLPEMVTLAGGTNVLGTAGQPSTEITWEDVTAARPDVIVAAPCGFDLDGAAQLTADLLPDLPADIPVWAVDANGYFARPGPRLVDGIDVLSAILHDATPAHALRLR; encoded by the coding sequence GTGCGTATCGTCTCCCTGCTTCCGTCGGCGACCGAGATCTGCTTCGCGCTGGGCGCCGGTGAAGACGTCGTTGGGGTGACGTTCGAGTGCGACTACCCGGCCGCCGCGCGGACCCGCCGGACGGTGTCCACGACGACACTGCCCGCGGAGCTGACACCGGGCGAGATCGACACCGCCGTACGCCGGAAACTCGCGGCCGGCGAGGACCTGTACCACCTCGACGCCGATGCCCTCCGCGAGCTCGACCCGGACGTGGTGATCACCCAGGATCTGTGCGCCGTGTGTGCGATCGACGTCGAGGACGTCGACGAGGCGCTCGCCTACCTCGGCTGTACGGCGGAAGTCGTCAGCGCGGACCCGCACACCGTGGACGAGGTACTGACGTCGATCCGGACCATCGCGAAGGGGATCGCCCGCGACGCGACCCCGCTGCTGGACGCCCTGAACTCGCGACTGGGCAGTTTCAGGACAGCACCGGGTCCGCGGGTCGCGCTGCTCGAGTGGACCGATCCGCCGTTCGCGCCCGGGCACTGGCTTCCGGAGATGGTCACGCTCGCGGGTGGGACGAATGTGCTGGGAACCGCCGGCCAACCGTCGACCGAGATCACCTGGGAGGACGTGACGGCGGCGCGGCCGGACGTGATCGTGGCTGCGCCCTGCGGGTTCGATCTGGACGGCGCCGCGCAGCTGACCGCCGACCTGCTGCCCGACCTGCCCGCGGACATCCCCGTCTGGGCGGTCGACGCGAACGGGTACTTCGCGCGGCCGGGGCCTCGCCTGGTGGACGGCATCGACGTACTGTCAGCCATCCTCCACGACGCGACCCCGGCGCATGCGCTGCGACTGCGTTAG
- the ppdK gene encoding pyruvate, phosphate dikinase codes for MPKLVYDFAEGNKDMKQLLGGKGANLAEMTNLGLPVPPGFTITADACRAYLETGAVPDDLADEIDHHVHLLERKMGKKLGQADDPLLVSVRSGAAVSMPGMMETVLNVGLNDDSVNGLAHHSGTPRFAWDAYRRLIQMFGKTVLGMDGDVFEDAIEALKRAKGTHDDLDLDADDLRTLVGTFKQAVLEHTGREFPQDPRTQMDLAIEAVFGSWNSDRAILYRRQERIAADLGTAVNICSMVFGNLGMDSGTGVAFTRDPSTGQPGVYGDYLQNAQGEDVVAGIRNTVPLADLEQLDKTSYDDLMHIMATLEGHYRDLCDIEFTVERGKLWMLQTRVGKRTAAAAFRIATSLIDEGVIGTDEALQRVKGAQLAQLMFPRFDTSAAKDLVTKAIGASPGAASGQVVFTSAAAVEAAERGDKVILVRRETNPDDLHGMIAAQGVLTSRGGKTSHAAVVARGMGKTCVCGAEELDVNVAQGTITVRGTTLSAGELISIDGTTGEVFRGEVPVVPSPVVQYFEGTLAPDAGDELVASVHRLITHADEVRRLGVRTNADTADDAARARRFGAEGIGLCRTEHMFLGERRESVERLILADDDAEREAALAELEPLQRGDFLELLKAMDGLPVTIRLIDPPLHEFLPSMEELAVKVAVARERGSASEHDVTLLAAVERLHEQNPMLGLRGVRLGLVIPGLFAMQVRAIASAAVELRARGKDPRPEIMIPLVGAVQELQLVRDEVSRVLTEVGVDREIPIGTMIELPRAAVIADQIAEAADFFSFGTNDLTQTTWGFSRDDVEGAFFSRYLEKGIFAVSPFESIDREGVGALVRTGVERGRATKPDLKLGVCGEHGGDPDSIHFFHEVGLDYVSCSPFRIPVARLEAGRAALD; via the coding sequence GTGCCGAAACTCGTCTACGACTTCGCCGAAGGCAACAAGGACATGAAGCAGCTCCTCGGCGGCAAGGGGGCGAACCTGGCCGAGATGACCAATCTCGGCCTGCCGGTACCACCCGGATTCACCATCACCGCCGACGCGTGCCGTGCGTACCTGGAGACCGGCGCGGTCCCCGATGACCTCGCCGACGAGATCGACCACCACGTCCACCTGCTCGAGCGGAAGATGGGCAAGAAGCTCGGTCAGGCCGACGACCCGCTGCTGGTCTCGGTCCGCTCCGGCGCCGCCGTATCGATGCCGGGCATGATGGAGACGGTCCTTAACGTCGGCCTCAACGACGACTCGGTGAACGGGCTCGCGCACCACTCGGGCACCCCGCGGTTCGCCTGGGACGCGTACCGCCGGCTGATCCAGATGTTCGGCAAGACCGTGCTCGGCATGGACGGCGACGTCTTCGAGGACGCGATCGAGGCGCTGAAACGGGCGAAGGGCACGCACGACGACCTCGACCTGGACGCCGACGACCTTCGCACGCTGGTCGGCACCTTCAAGCAGGCGGTGCTGGAGCACACCGGCCGCGAGTTCCCGCAGGACCCGCGGACCCAGATGGACCTCGCGATCGAGGCCGTGTTCGGTTCCTGGAACTCGGACCGCGCGATCCTCTACCGCCGTCAGGAGCGGATCGCGGCTGACCTCGGTACCGCGGTCAACATCTGCTCGATGGTGTTCGGCAACCTCGGCATGGACTCCGGCACCGGCGTGGCCTTCACGCGTGACCCGTCGACCGGGCAGCCGGGCGTGTACGGCGACTACCTGCAGAACGCGCAGGGCGAGGACGTCGTCGCGGGCATCCGCAACACGGTCCCGCTGGCGGACCTCGAGCAGCTCGACAAGACGTCGTACGACGACCTGATGCACATCATGGCCACGCTCGAGGGACACTACCGCGACCTGTGCGACATCGAGTTCACTGTCGAACGCGGGAAGCTGTGGATGCTGCAGACCCGGGTCGGCAAGCGGACCGCGGCGGCGGCGTTCCGGATCGCGACCAGCCTGATCGACGAGGGCGTGATCGGCACCGACGAGGCGCTGCAGCGGGTGAAGGGTGCGCAGCTGGCGCAGCTGATGTTCCCGCGGTTCGACACATCGGCTGCGAAGGACCTTGTGACGAAGGCGATCGGGGCGTCGCCAGGGGCAGCGTCGGGCCAGGTCGTGTTCACTTCGGCGGCCGCGGTCGAGGCCGCCGAGCGTGGCGATAAGGTGATCCTCGTCCGGCGCGAGACCAACCCGGACGACCTGCACGGGATGATCGCGGCGCAGGGCGTCCTGACCAGCCGCGGCGGCAAGACGTCGCACGCGGCCGTGGTCGCCCGCGGCATGGGCAAGACCTGCGTCTGCGGTGCCGAGGAGCTCGACGTGAACGTTGCCCAGGGCACCATTACGGTTCGCGGTACGACGTTGTCGGCCGGCGAGCTGATCTCGATCGACGGAACCACGGGCGAGGTGTTCCGCGGTGAGGTACCGGTCGTACCGTCGCCGGTCGTGCAGTACTTCGAGGGCACGCTGGCGCCGGACGCCGGCGACGAGCTGGTCGCGTCGGTCCACCGGCTGATCACGCACGCGGACGAGGTACGGCGGCTCGGCGTACGGACGAATGCGGACACCGCCGACGACGCGGCGCGGGCGCGGCGGTTCGGGGCCGAGGGGATCGGGCTGTGCCGGACCGAGCACATGTTTCTGGGCGAGCGGCGGGAGTCCGTCGAGCGGCTGATCCTCGCCGACGACGACGCGGAGCGGGAGGCGGCGCTGGCGGAGCTGGAACCCTTGCAGCGTGGGGACTTCCTGGAGTTGCTGAAGGCGATGGACGGGCTGCCGGTGACGATCCGGCTGATCGACCCGCCGCTGCACGAGTTCCTGCCGTCGATGGAGGAGCTGGCGGTGAAGGTCGCGGTGGCGCGCGAGCGGGGTTCGGCCTCGGAGCACGACGTGACGCTGCTCGCGGCGGTCGAGCGGCTGCACGAGCAGAACCCGATGCTCGGTCTGCGCGGCGTACGGCTCGGGCTGGTGATTCCTGGGCTGTTCGCGATGCAGGTACGGGCGATCGCTTCCGCGGCCGTCGAGTTGCGGGCGCGGGGGAAGGATCCGCGGCCGGAGATCATGATCCCGCTGGTAGGCGCCGTACAGGAGCTGCAGCTCGTCCGGGACGAGGTATCACGGGTGCTGACCGAGGTCGGTGTCGATCGGGAGATTCCGATCGGGACGATGATCGAGCTGCCGCGGGCCGCGGTGATCGCGGACCAGATCGCGGAGGCGGCGGACTTCTTCTCGTTCGGTACGAACGACCTGACGCAGACCACGTGGGGGTTCAGCCGCGACGACGTCGAGGGCGCGTTCTTCTCGCGGTACCTGGAGAAGGGGATCTTCGCGGTATCGCCGTTCGAGTCGATCGACCGGGAGGGCGTCGGCGCTCTCGTTCGTACGGGCGTCGAACGTGGGCGCGCGACCAAGCCGGATCTCAAGCTGGGCGTCTGCGGCGAACACGGCGGCGACCCCGACAGCATCCACTTCTTCCACGAGGTGGGCCTCGACTACGTCTCCTGCTCCCCGTTCCGAATCCCAGTAGCCCGCCTGGAGGCCGGCCGAGCTGCGCTGGACTGA
- a CDS encoding YciI family protein encodes MAQFVVQLRFDVSETDRRLEVRPAHREYLTELKAAGKLVAAGPFTDQTGALLVYDVADEAELRDILAKDPYTPAGVYELATLAEWQPLFPFS; translated from the coding sequence ATGGCCCAATTTGTCGTACAGCTGCGCTTCGACGTGTCCGAGACCGACCGCCGGCTGGAGGTCCGCCCGGCGCACCGCGAGTACCTCACCGAGCTCAAGGCCGCGGGCAAGCTCGTCGCCGCCGGACCGTTCACGGACCAGACCGGCGCCCTCCTCGTGTACGACGTGGCCGACGAGGCCGAGCTCCGCGACATCCTCGCCAAGGACCCGTACACCCCGGCCGGCGTCTACGAGCTCGCCACCCTCGCCGAGTGGCAGCCCCTCTTCCCGTTCAGCTGA
- a CDS encoding helix-turn-helix domain-containing protein, which produces MTDDYLSRIGNLIRDARKHRGWTQTQLAEVLNTSQSAVNRIEKGHQNLTLEMLARIGEALDSEIVSLGGGPVHLRVVGGRRLSGSIDVKSSKNAGVALLCASLLNKGRTTLRKVARIEEVNRLLEVLNSIGVKTTWLNDAGDLEIVPPAQLDLESMDADAARRTRSIIMFLGPLLHREDAFELPYAGGCDLGTRTVEPHMTALRPFGLEVKATGGQYHALVNRAIAPGKPIVLTERGDTVTENAIMAAARFDGVTVIRNASPNYMVQDLCFYLDLLGVRIDGIGTTTVTVHGKADIDVDVDYAPSEDPIEAMSLLTAAIVTKSEITIRRAPVEFLEIELALLEEMGLDYDRSTEYLAENGRTRLVDLTTRPSKLHAPIDKIHPMPFPGLNIDNLPFFAVIAATATGQTLIHDWVYENRAIYLADLNKLGGRVKLLDPHRVMVEGPTHFSGAEMMCPPALRPAVVALIAMLAAKGTSVLRSIYVINRGYEDLATRLNSLGAQIETFRDI; this is translated from the coding sequence ATGACCGACGACTACCTGAGCCGGATCGGAAACCTCATCCGGGACGCCCGCAAGCACCGCGGCTGGACGCAGACGCAGCTGGCGGAAGTGCTGAACACCAGCCAGAGTGCGGTGAACAGGATCGAGAAGGGTCATCAGAACCTCACCCTCGAGATGCTCGCCCGGATCGGCGAGGCGCTCGACTCCGAAATTGTCTCTCTCGGCGGCGGTCCGGTCCACCTCCGAGTGGTCGGCGGCCGCCGGTTGTCCGGCTCGATCGACGTCAAGTCCAGCAAGAACGCCGGTGTCGCGCTGCTCTGCGCCAGCCTGCTGAACAAGGGCCGGACGACGCTCCGCAAGGTCGCCCGGATCGAGGAGGTCAACCGGCTCCTCGAGGTACTGAACTCGATCGGCGTGAAGACCACCTGGCTGAACGACGCCGGTGACCTGGAGATCGTCCCGCCGGCGCAGCTCGACCTGGAGTCGATGGACGCCGACGCGGCCCGCCGTACCCGCTCGATCATCATGTTCCTCGGTCCGCTGCTGCACCGCGAGGACGCGTTCGAGCTGCCGTACGCCGGCGGCTGCGACCTCGGCACCCGGACCGTCGAGCCGCACATGACCGCGCTCCGCCCGTTCGGTCTCGAGGTGAAGGCGACCGGCGGGCAGTACCACGCGCTGGTGAACCGGGCGATCGCGCCGGGCAAGCCGATCGTGCTCACCGAGCGCGGGGACACCGTGACCGAGAACGCGATCATGGCCGCGGCCCGGTTCGACGGCGTCACGGTGATCCGGAACGCCAGCCCGAACTACATGGTCCAGGACCTCTGCTTCTACCTGGACCTGCTCGGCGTCCGGATCGACGGCATCGGCACCACGACGGTGACCGTGCACGGCAAGGCGGACATCGACGTCGACGTGGACTACGCGCCGTCCGAGGACCCGATCGAGGCGATGAGCCTGCTCACCGCGGCGATCGTCACCAAGTCCGAGATCACCATCCGCCGGGCGCCGGTCGAGTTCCTGGAGATCGAGCTCGCGCTGCTCGAGGAGATGGGGCTCGACTACGACCGCAGTACCGAGTACCTGGCCGAGAACGGGCGGACCCGGCTGGTGGACCTGACCACCCGGCCGTCCAAGCTGCACGCGCCGATCGACAAGATCCACCCGATGCCGTTCCCGGGGCTGAACATCGACAACCTGCCGTTCTTCGCGGTGATCGCGGCGACCGCGACCGGGCAGACGCTGATCCACGACTGGGTGTACGAGAACCGTGCGATCTACCTGGCCGACCTGAACAAGCTCGGCGGCCGGGTGAAGCTGCTCGACCCGCACCGGGTGATGGTCGAGGGGCCGACGCACTTCTCCGGCGCCGAGATGATGTGCCCGCCGGCGCTCCGTCCGGCCGTGGTCGCGCTGATCGCGATGCTGGCCGCGAAGGGTACGTCGGTCCTGCGCAGCATCTACGTGATCAACCGAGGGTACGAGGACCTGGCGACCCGGCTGAACTCGCTAGGCGCTCAGATCGAGACCTTCCGGGACATCTGA
- a CDS encoding alpha/beta hydrolase codes for MQKLVSVGLQTIGSLSPRLGGRIAFNLWRRPLARGRVRADEQIVHNAATVNTLNLDEAGASGREAGGAGAAGAQVGAGGAGAGAAGAGVGAGAGGARVGAGAGVAGARVGLGVRTYAWGDGERPVLLVHGWRSRASRYAGFVTRLLELGYSPVSYDAPAHGDSGGEVTSILGHQRIIRALEERHGPFEGVIAHSLGVPFALYAVREGVAAKRMVMISGVADFGYLADAFCAELGLGPKLNRELRRAIERGYFDGDDDIWTRFSVTPGKTELLVIHNDQDDVVDPTQAQLLLRNYGEHAHFLPTTGLGHRRILSDPAVITEAIAFLQDSEQDSEQDSNQNSNQNSDVPEGLDLSA; via the coding sequence ATGCAGAAGCTGGTCAGTGTCGGATTGCAGACAATCGGATCGTTGTCACCGCGGCTGGGCGGCCGGATCGCGTTCAACCTGTGGCGCCGCCCGCTCGCCCGCGGCCGGGTCCGTGCAGACGAGCAGATTGTCCACAATGCGGCAACGGTCAACACCCTCAACCTCGACGAAGCCGGCGCGAGCGGCAGGGAAGCGGGCGGCGCAGGGGCGGCCGGCGCGCAAGTTGGAGCGGGCGGCGCGGGAGCGGGGGCGGCCGGCGCGGGAGTTGGCGCGGGAGCGGGCGGCGCCCGAGTTGGCGCGGGAGCGGGCGTGGCGGGAGCGCGGGTTGGCCTGGGGGTTCGGACTTATGCGTGGGGCGACGGCGAGCGGCCGGTGTTGCTGGTGCACGGGTGGCGGTCGCGGGCTTCGCGGTATGCGGGGTTCGTGACGCGGCTGCTGGAGCTCGGGTACAGCCCGGTCTCGTACGACGCCCCGGCGCACGGTGACTCCGGCGGCGAGGTGACGTCGATCCTCGGGCACCAGCGGATCATTCGCGCGCTGGAGGAGCGGCACGGCCCGTTCGAGGGCGTGATCGCGCACTCCCTCGGCGTACCGTTCGCGCTGTACGCCGTCCGCGAGGGCGTCGCTGCGAAGCGGATGGTGATGATCAGCGGAGTCGCGGACTTCGGCTATCTCGCCGACGCGTTCTGCGCCGAGCTCGGCCTCGGCCCGAAGCTCAACCGCGAACTGCGGCGCGCCATCGAACGCGGGTACTTCGACGGCGACGACGACATCTGGACCCGCTTCTCGGTCACCCCCGGCAAGACCGAGCTACTGGTGATCCACAACGACCAGGACGACGTCGTCGACCCCACCCAGGCCCAGCTCCTGCTGCGGAACTACGGCGAGCACGCACACTTCCTGCCGACCACCGGCCTCGGCCACCGCCGGATCCTCTCGGATCCAGCAGTGATCACCGAGGCCATCGCATTCCTGCAGGATTCAGAGCAGGATTCAGAGCAGGACTCGAACCAGAACTCGAACCAGAACTCAGATGTCCCGGAAGGTCTCGATCTGAGCGCCTAG